CAAATAATTGAAGCACCGGCCCCGGTCAATCGCGTCAAGTCGGCACTGGTTCCTGCCGGCCCGGCAACGCGTCGGCTGGCCCGTGAACTCGGTATCGACCTTTCCGATGTCCCTGGAAGCGCTCGTGGCGGTCGCGTCACGTTGGATGATATTAAAGCGTATACGCGAAAACGAATTCAAGGCGTGCCGTCTACAAGTGTTCCGGCCGCGGGTGCGGGGACTATTATTCCTCCCCTGCCCGACTTTTCAAAATACGGCCCCGTGGAAAAGAAGCCCTTTACCACCCTGCGAAAAGCTATTGCCCGCAATCTGACTCTCTCCTGGAATGTCGCCCCTCAGGTTACCCAACACGATCTAGCGGATATTACCGAACTCGAAGCCGGCCGCAAACGCTTCGTGGAATCGACTCCCAAGGGCTCTGCTAAAGTAACGATGACCACCCTGGTCGTCAAAGCTTGCGTGGCCGCTCTGAAGGCCTTCCCGCACTTTAATTCCAGCTACGATCCGCACGCGGGCGATAATGGCGAGATGGTTGTCAAGAAGTACTACCACATCGGCATTGCCGTCGATACGCCGCGCGGCCTGGTAGTACCCGTCATTCGCGATGCCGACAAGAAGACGATGCTGGATCTGGCCCGAGAAATTCAGGATCTGGCCGAGAAGGCCCGCGATGGCAAGTTGTCGCCCGACGAAATGCGGGGCGGTACCTTCACTATCACGAATCTGGGGGGTATTGGTGGCACCTATTTCAGCCCGATTTTGAACTACCCGGAAGTGGCCATTCTCGGTCTTTCACGCAGCACCCTGCAACCTGTTGTCCGCGAAGGCAAGATCGAACCTCGCCTGATGCTGCCATTGAGTTTGACTTACGATCACCGGGTCATCGATGGCGCCGACGGAGCTCGCTTCACCAGTCGCATTGCCTCCATGCTGGCCGATCCCTCGCGTCTGATGTTCGAAAGTTAACTCGAGATAGAGCGGGTGGGGTATGATCGATTCCGAGGATGAACTCTATCCTCTCGATGATGATCGGCCATCGAGAAATGCTGAGGAGACTCCTCTTCCCGTTAAACCTTTGGATCCTCGCCCGAGTCTGATCAATCCGGAACCGTTCGTTTCGTACGATCCGCCAAGCTACAAGATCAAAGGGGATCGACCGAAAAAATCGCTGATCACGGTCTCCGCCGGAGCCTGGACTTCCTTCGCGATGATTCTGGCGGGCCTGGGAATAGCCTATGCGGGGAAGGTCAATCCGGGTGTTACGATCGTCGGCATCGGGCTTTGTTTTGCAGGCGTTGTGAAGCTGCTATTGAATATTAAGGGTTACGAAGAATAAATCACGAGTCCATCCATGAGCGAAATCAATAAGGAAACGCAACTTCTCGTCATTGGGGGAGGCCCCGGCGGCTACCCGGCCGCCCTGGCGGCTGCGGATCATGGCATCAGAGTGATCCTCGTCGATGCCGATCCGAAATTGGGCGGAGTCTGCCTGAATCGCGGTTGCATTCCTTCAAAAGCTCTGCTGCACGTTGCCAAAATGATCAACGAAACACGAGAAGCCGAGGAATGGGGCGTTCATTTCAGCCCGGCCAAAATCGATCTCCCCAAGTTGGCTTCCTTCGTTCAGCAGAAAGTCATCGGCAAACTGAACGGCGGCGTGGCGGCCTTGTGCAAGGGCCGCGGCGTGGAGGTCATCAACGCCAAGGCCATTTTCGAAGGCCCTAATACGGTGCGGCTCGAAGGAGCCAACACTGGGCGAATCAAGTTTGAAAACGCGATCGTGGCAACCGGTTCGGTTCCTGCCATGCCTCCCGCTTTTGCCCTCGGCGATCCGCGAATCATGGACTCCACTGGAGCCCTGCAACTCCAAGACATTCCCTCCAAATTGCTGATCATCGGCGGCGGCTACATCGGCCTGGAAATCGGAACCGTTTACGCGGCTCTGGGGAGCAAAATCACGGTCGTCGAGTTCACCGATGGCCTATTGCCGACGGCGGATCGCGACTTGGTGGTTCCGCTGGAAAAGCGGCTGCGAGCCAGCTTCGAGAACATCTATCTGAATACCAAAGTTGCCTCTTTGCAGCCAACGCCGCAAGGAATTGTAGCTACTCTCGAAGGCAAAGATGTGCCTGGCCAGATGACCTTCGACCGAGTTCTCGTATCCGTCGGCCGTCGGCCAATCTCGCAAGGATTCGGTTTGGAGACAGCGGGCGTCGCAGTCGACAAAAAAGGCTTCATTCTGGTCGATGCCCAACGTCGGACCAATGTGCCGAATATCTATGCGATTGGAGACGTGGCCGGTGAACCGGGACTGGCTCATAAAGCGACGGCTGAGGCCAAAGTGGTTGTGGAAGCTCTTCTGGGTGAACCGGCTGAGTTTTCCCCCAAGGCCATCCCCGCCGTGGTCTTCACCGATCCTGAACTGGCGTGGTGCGGCTTGACCGAGCGGGATGCGCAGGCTCAGAACATTCCCTATGAAAAGACTGTTTTTCCGTGGGCGGCTTCGGGTCGGGCGATCACTTTGGCTCGAACTGAGGGATTCACCAAAATGTTGTTCGATCCCGAATCGAAACGGGTTCTGGGCATTGCTTTTGTGGGTGTGGGCGCGGGGGAAATGATTGCCGAAGGTGTGCTGGCCGTCGAAATGGGCGCTGTGGCTCGCGATCTGGCCGATAGCATTCATGCCCATCCCACACTGTCGGAGACGGTGATGGAAGCTTCCGAACTGGCTATCGGTTCGGCCACCCACTTGGCCAAACCCAAGAAAGTGGCCAAGTAAGGTTACGAAAAGCAGAATCCGTAAGAGGCTTTCGCTTACGGATTAAAGAAATATTGAACGGGCTTTGGTTCCATTATCATCCCGGCAACCGCAGCGTTGATCAATGTGACCATATAGCCCACAAAAAGGGCTTTCAGTCCCAGTTTCGCCAAATCGGATCGCCTTCCCTCGGCCATGGCTCCAATGCCGCCGAGTTGAATTCCAATCGAAGCGAAATTCGCGAAACCGCTCAAGGCGTAAACGGTCAGAAGTTGCGATCGTTGGCTCAGGCAAACCGTGTCCTGAATGGCCGCGCCCACCACTCCCATGCCTGCTCCCATCCCGAGCTTCATGGTGGGATTCATCCCAAGCACGGCGTCCTTCGTGAACTTCACGTAGGCCACATGTTCATTCGCCGCGAGTTTAATTCCCAGCAGGCTCCCCACGCGTTCCGATTCACTCGGTTCAATCCCCATGAGGATGGCCACCGGCTGGAACAGAATCCCCATGATTTTCTGGATGCTCCATTCCGGCCAAATCGAACCGATAATGGCATCGAAAAGGGCAATGAAGGCCAGAAAGGCGATGAGCATGGCCGCGACGTTCATCGCCAGAAACAGACCGTCTTTCACGCCGCCAGCCGCCGCATCGATGGCGTTGGCATGAGTCCGCGGCACTTTGATATCCGCACCGTCGGATGTTTCTGGTGTATCAATTTCCGGCATGACCAGTTTGCTCAAATAGAGACTGCATGGACACGCGATAATGCAGGTGCAGAGAATCGAAACCGGATCAGCCCCGTAAGAGATATAAACGGCCATCATTCCCCCAGAGATGTGAGCCATGCCGCTCGCCATCAGCGTTAGCAATTCGGATTTTGTCATGCGGGGAATAAAGGGTTTCACGATCAAAGGAGCTTCCGTCTGACCCATGAATACGTTGGCGGAAACGGACAACGTTTCCGCTCCGCTAGTTCCCATCACGTAACGCATGAGGAAAGCAAAAAAGCGAACAATCAACTGCAGAACGCCGAGATAATAGAGCACGCTGAAGAAAGACGAAATAAAGATGATCGGCGGCAATGCTTTAAATGCAAAAACAAAGCCGGAAGGTCCGCCCGGTTTGGAGAGCGATCCAAAGACGAAATCGGCGCCTACATCGGAACAGGCGATGAGCGTTTTAATTCCCTCCCCCACAACCTCGAAAACTCGTCGCACGTCATCGAATTTCAACACCGCATAAGCGAGACTGAATTGAAGCAGAATCCCCCAGAACAGGGTCTTAAGTTTGACACGCTGGAGATTATTCGAAAAAGCGGCGGCTGTACCTAGAAAGCACAAAAACCCTAGAGCTGATTGCCCGCGGTGGCCCAGTTTCTCCGCATAGGCAATCGTGAAAACGATCAGACCAGCTACGACTACGCTAATGCCCAATCGCAGAGGTAGCGGCGTGCCAACCGTTGGGTTCATGCTCTTTCCTGGTGAATAGCAATGGAAGACGGATTCAACGTGTCGTTAAATCCATCAAAATTTCTTACACAGAGAGGTAATTAACTGCAAGCAATTAAATGGTTTACTTCGATTCGAATATAAATTGAAGCGAAGTTTCGTCCAATTGGGCCGGCATCCAGCTACGAACTTTCAACGACTCCTTCTTCTTGGAATCGGCCGAGATCTTCAGAAGGACCTCAAAATTAGTACCATTTTTTCGAATGACCCAGGTCGCGGGACAACTCAGAGAACTGGTTTGGTATACAGTGACTCGCCGCCCTTCCCCGGCCACAGCAATTAGGCTCGTCGAAGCCAAGGTTTGAGATTCCGTCAGGGTCGAAAACTTTTTCGGCGATTCGATCCACTTCGGCGGAGTCGTCGAAGTAGCTACTAGTAACCAGGTTTGCTGGCCATCGGGAGCCTGAAGCGAATAATCTCTTTCGAGACCGTTCATCGAGGAGGAAGCCAGTGGTCGCGGCTTCTCCGAGATCTGAAGCGGCTCCGCCGAATCGCTCTTAACGCGATACCGGAAGGTCGGCAGCCCGTCTTTATCGAGAGCATAACCCTCGAAGTTCAGCCGCGGTTCACCATCGAATCGCTTCAGGTCGGGTAAGCGAGCCCCGTACGCGGGATCGTTCTTGCGAGTTTTAAAGTCAGGTGCTTCATTACTGGAAGTTGCCGCCCAGGGATTCACCTCGGGTGCGGCCCAGATTTTTGTACCCAGGATCTTGGCGGGGGCACCACCGCGATCATTCCATACGGGGGAGGCATCGAGGAAGTTGCCCGACCAGACATAGGCCGTGCGACAAGTGGCCGCATCGAAGACCATATTCAGATGCCCCGGGTAGCCGACGGCGATGCTCCGGCTACCGGTTTCCGGCATGAAAGTCCGTAAAATCTCAGCTCGCTCCCGAACGGCGATGGTCACCCCCTTGGGCGGTTCAAGACCGAAGGGCAAGGGCATCGTCGGTCCGAGGGACATATAGGCCCACATGGCATCGGCCTGCTTATGGCTGTCACCTCCCAGCAAGTTGGGAAGCGGTGATTTACCGTTCACGAAGATCTGCGGCATACGCGTATTCGGAGCCATCCGCTGCGGTTGCTCCAGCCAGCGGAGATACCAATCGTATCGGACGCGTTGATTGGTCGTCGCCAGATCCGGCCCACGCGTACCCGTGTTCGGAATACCCGCAATATCGTGGCAGGAAATACAGCCCAGGCCATTTTTCCCAACCATCAGCCGTCCTGCATCCAGCAGTTCCTTGGAAGGAGCCACTACCTGAATCGAATCGTCCGGCTCGGCGGCTTCGACCCGGCTCAAGCCTTCCACAAGAAATTGGATATTGGCGGAGCCATACTGCGGCATTCGAAGCCCCATCCAGGGACGCGAACGCCCCGATTCCAACAGCAGTTGCCGGAACCAACTCGTTCTCAATTTGTGGCCGACGCCCGTAAGAACGGGCGGCCGAATATCATCGACATTTTCGGCTTTTTCCGATTTCTTAATCAGCTCCGCCAGATCATTCGAAATCCCGCCTTCTCCGTCGCGCTGATGGCAGTTCAGACAGGCAAATCGTTTGAAGGCCAGACTTGTTTGATAGGAAGTGGCTTTATTTCCCGGCCAGACTTGTTTCGATTTCAAGAAGGTCTGCAAAGCCGTTTTCTGATTTTCGTTGAGACTGTAGCGCGGACCTTTGGAGTGGGTGAGTGAAGTACAACCGGGTTGCGTGCTGGCCCGAATTTCTTCCAGTGCCGGATATTTACCGACGGACAGCTTGGATCCTGGAGTTTCGATAATGTGACAATTCACGCAGCCCTTGGTGGCAACCAATTTCTGCCCGATAATTTGCCACTGCTTTGCCGAATCCACTTTGGCGAATTCCGCTTTCTCTTTATCGGTAGAGACCGCCTTGCTGACCAGACCAGCGGAAGGCGGCTGATTCAGCGCGGACATGGCGGGAAGCTGTTCGGTCGATTGCAGGAGATAACGGGCTATGTTGACGGTATCCGCGCCCGCGAGATTCATGTTCGGCATACGGCCATGCGGATTCGTATAGAGCGGATTCTGCAAGTACTCGATGAGAGACTGTTCCGTAAATTTGCTCCCGACAGTGCCCAGAGGATATTCCCAGGATACCGCCGCCACACCTCCAAAACCATAGACGCCTGTGTCCAGCTTGTCCTTGGAGATCGCTTTGGGATGACAGGCAACGCAGCCGATGGATGTAAACAGGGTCTGCCCGGCATTGATTGATTTCAGGAAGTCCTGCGGTCGGCTTTTGTTTGCGGGCCGATTCGAGGAGTTCCCCAACGTCGACAGATACGCCGTCACGGCTTTCGCTTCCGCTCTGCCTTCTTCATCATCAGCGAATAATTTAGGCATCGCGGTGGAGGGACGAAGCTTAGTAGGATCCAACAGCCAGCTGTGTAGCCAGTTGGCGTTCGTCCGGCTAGCAATCTTCGAAAGATTCGGGCCCGTGCGATCCGGAATCCCCGCCTTCACCGGGTCGCCACTTGTATGGCATTTGGAGCAGGCCATTTCTTCAAACAAAAACCGGCCGTATTCCGTCGAATTCGAAGCAGAAATATCTTTAGGTAGTGTGGCCAGTTGATGGCCGAGGACGGAGGGTGGAATCGTTTCCCGGCGGGATTCCGGGGCCTTCCAGAAAAGCTCCAATCGTCCGGGGGAGGTCGTCGCGGTGTATTCCAGGGTGATCGGCCAGATTCCCGATTGCAGTTCCAGGGGAGCCGATGTCACATTGGTTCCAGTGGAAATGACATTATCAAAAACACTCTTCGAGCCAATTTTGAACGTCAACTTACCGTTGAGATTAGCGTCGAAACGGTAGGAACCATTACGCAAAATACTCAATGTTCCCTGCCATTTGACGGTGTATTTGCTGACGTCTATTACCGGATGCGGACTTTCACCGCTCGGAACGTTTAAAGCGATCATCGGTTCCAGTCGCTGAACCCGATTTTGAGCATCCTGATATTCGACCAGAATCCCCGGCTTGATTTGATCTGGTTCGATGTCCTGAACTCGATTCGAATCCACAGCACCGACGGAGACGGGAAGTATCAGTGCGTAACTGAGGAGAATAGCAAGTCGCATCATAGAAAGAGCCATGGCAGGAAGGATTCAACTGACGGCGATTATCGAATTAGTAGTAGCAAAATGAAAGCAAAAATTCGCGATTCGTCGGAGATTTAAAAGAAAAAGGCGAAGAATTACTCTTCGCCTTCGCAGTTAGATT
The genomic region above belongs to Telmatocola sphagniphila and contains:
- a CDS encoding dihydrolipoyllysine-residue acetyltransferase; the protein is MDFRLPELGEGIASATITSISVKAGDLVTPGQTLLEVETDKASMPIPAPIEGKIDSILVKKGDQVKVGSVILNLSGGTAAASNPAPAPAAPTPTAETKPSPTPVPAPAASTVASSRVELKLPILGEGIEGGTITTVSVKVGDTVEKDQVLFEIETDKASMPIPSTTAGKVEEIKVARGQQAKIGSVLAVISGSAPAGSAASTPANGTPAAPAKSASPPVAPAQIIEAPAPVNRVKSALVPAGPATRRLARELGIDLSDVPGSARGGRVTLDDIKAYTRKRIQGVPSTSVPAAGAGTIIPPLPDFSKYGPVEKKPFTTLRKAIARNLTLSWNVAPQVTQHDLADITELEAGRKRFVESTPKGSAKVTMTTLVVKACVAALKAFPHFNSSYDPHAGDNGEMVVKKYYHIGIAVDTPRGLVVPVIRDADKKTMLDLAREIQDLAEKARDGKLSPDEMRGGTFTITNLGGIGGTYFSPILNYPEVAILGLSRSTLQPVVREGKIEPRLMLPLSLTYDHRVIDGADGARFTSRIASMLADPSRLMFES
- the lpdA gene encoding dihydrolipoyl dehydrogenase, whose translation is MSEINKETQLLVIGGGPGGYPAALAAADHGIRVILVDADPKLGGVCLNRGCIPSKALLHVAKMINETREAEEWGVHFSPAKIDLPKLASFVQQKVIGKLNGGVAALCKGRGVEVINAKAIFEGPNTVRLEGANTGRIKFENAIVATGSVPAMPPAFALGDPRIMDSTGALQLQDIPSKLLIIGGGYIGLEIGTVYAALGSKITVVEFTDGLLPTADRDLVVPLEKRLRASFENIYLNTKVASLQPTPQGIVATLEGKDVPGQMTFDRVLVSVGRRPISQGFGLETAGVAVDKKGFILVDAQRRTNVPNIYAIGDVAGEPGLAHKATAEAKVVVEALLGEPAEFSPKAIPAVVFTDPELAWCGLTERDAQAQNIPYEKTVFPWAASGRAITLARTEGFTKMLFDPESKRVLGIAFVGVGAGEMIAEGVLAVEMGAVARDLADSIHAHPTLSETVMEASELAIGSATHLAKPKKVAK
- a CDS encoding NupC/NupG family nucleoside CNT transporter, translated to MNPTVGTPLPLRLGISVVVAGLIVFTIAYAEKLGHRGQSALGFLCFLGTAAAFSNNLQRVKLKTLFWGILLQFSLAYAVLKFDDVRRVFEVVGEGIKTLIACSDVGADFVFGSLSKPGGPSGFVFAFKALPPIIFISSFFSVLYYLGVLQLIVRFFAFLMRYVMGTSGAETLSVSANVFMGQTEAPLIVKPFIPRMTKSELLTLMASGMAHISGGMMAVYISYGADPVSILCTCIIACPCSLYLSKLVMPEIDTPETSDGADIKVPRTHANAIDAAAGGVKDGLFLAMNVAAMLIAFLAFIALFDAIIGSIWPEWSIQKIMGILFQPVAILMGIEPSESERVGSLLGIKLAANEHVAYVKFTKDAVLGMNPTMKLGMGAGMGVVGAAIQDTVCLSQRSQLLTVYALSGFANFASIGIQLGGIGAMAEGRRSDLAKLGLKALFVGYMVTLINAAVAGMIMEPKPVQYFFNP
- a CDS encoding c-type cytochrome — protein: MALSMMRLAILLSYALILPVSVGAVDSNRVQDIEPDQIKPGILVEYQDAQNRVQRLEPMIALNVPSGESPHPVIDVSKYTVKWQGTLSILRNGSYRFDANLNGKLTFKIGSKSVFDNVISTGTNVTSAPLELQSGIWPITLEYTATTSPGRLELFWKAPESRRETIPPSVLGHQLATLPKDISASNSTEYGRFLFEEMACSKCHTSGDPVKAGIPDRTGPNLSKIASRTNANWLHSWLLDPTKLRPSTAMPKLFADDEEGRAEAKAVTAYLSTLGNSSNRPANKSRPQDFLKSINAGQTLFTSIGCVACHPKAISKDKLDTGVYGFGGVAAVSWEYPLGTVGSKFTEQSLIEYLQNPLYTNPHGRMPNMNLAGADTVNIARYLLQSTEQLPAMSALNQPPSAGLVSKAVSTDKEKAEFAKVDSAKQWQIIGQKLVATKGCVNCHIIETPGSKLSVGKYPALEEIRASTQPGCTSLTHSKGPRYSLNENQKTALQTFLKSKQVWPGNKATSYQTSLAFKRFACLNCHQRDGEGGISNDLAELIKKSEKAENVDDIRPPVLTGVGHKLRTSWFRQLLLESGRSRPWMGLRMPQYGSANIQFLVEGLSRVEAAEPDDSIQVVAPSKELLDAGRLMVGKNGLGCISCHDIAGIPNTGTRGPDLATTNQRVRYDWYLRWLEQPQRMAPNTRMPQIFVNGKSPLPNLLGGDSHKQADAMWAYMSLGPTMPLPFGLEPPKGVTIAVRERAEILRTFMPETGSRSIAVGYPGHLNMVFDAATCRTAYVWSGNFLDASPVWNDRGGAPAKILGTKIWAAPEVNPWAATSSNEAPDFKTRKNDPAYGARLPDLKRFDGEPRLNFEGYALDKDGLPTFRYRVKSDSAEPLQISEKPRPLASSSMNGLERDYSLQAPDGQQTWLLVATSTTPPKWIESPKKFSTLTESQTLASTSLIAVAGEGRRVTVYQTSSLSCPATWVIRKNGTNFEVLLKISADSKKKESLKVRSWMPAQLDETSLQFIFESK